The Ooceraea biroi isolate clonal line C1 chromosome 7, Obir_v5.4, whole genome shotgun sequence genomic sequence GTaactattgggtcgtccggaaagttcgtgccgattttgaaggaaaattcaaaggcaacatttttttatgtcgataaatatttattgacttatgtatgcaccgttttgtttcacaacctttgtccatctttcacgcaactggaagattccattctcccagaacttcttaggtttctcggcgaaaaactcctcaaggtggttttttatgtcgatcaaagagtcgaagttcttgccgctaagagaattttgcacagacctaaataagtgaaagtctgaaggtgcaaggtctggtgaatacggtgggtaaggtagcacatcccagccaaactccaacaatttttgtcgggtagtcaaagaaacatgaggtctggcattgtcctgatggaacacgacgcccttcctattagctaattctggacgtttttcctgaatcgctgtctttaattcgtccagttgcgagcagtacttatctgcatttatcgtttggttgtgtggtaggagctcataatataggattcctttccaatcccaccagacacagagcatgactttttttggatgaaggccggctttcgaaatggttaatgctggttcatttcgcttaccccagggtctttttcgttctacattgttgtaaatgatccatttttcgtcacccgtcactaattgcttcaaaaatggtacgttttcgttgcgcttgtacagcgagtcgcagatggaaatgcgatccattaaattttttcggccaaattatgcggaacccatacatcatggcgacttacgtaaccaagcttcactacatgatcgtggacagtggttttcgatattttcagtatctctgctaattcacgtgtcgtgtagcgcgggttattctcgatcagtgtcttgatttggtcatcatcagtagtagagggtctgcccgagcgttcttggtctttaaggttaaaatcaccagctctaaacttagcgaaccacttacgtacggttctttcagctaaagcgccttctccgtaaacagaacatatcgaatttgttgcttgtgaggcatttttgcctttccggtaatagaaaagcatcaagtgtctaaaatgttctttgttttcttccattttcaaaagagtacaaaactgacacgaatcaatttatctgaaacaactgttttcctaaagatgcgttgaaatgtcacctttaagcatatgtatataaatcgtatgttttcaataacattgatatattcagacatgttccaacgtcatctattaaaaatcggcacgaactttccggacgacccaatattttccGTGTTtctattgtttattttatgttatgtatattttatttatttatctttacagAACAGTGGTTAGCCATATTTTCACACGTTCAGCAATTAACGTTacaaaacataatttattttttttatttcgtgcaTGCAATGATGTAAAGTTAAGGAATTCAAATCGAAGGATTATACGTTCGAAATTCTCTTGGTTCCATGTATGCgagaagaattaatattatttaagcaAAAATCGAGCCGAACTGTTTCACTGACTTAATGATATTGCGTACGTTGACGTATCAATTATGCACACGGGGGCGCGTGTAAACGTGTGTCCGTATTACGAGGGCGTAAGAATCTAAATACAACGGTGGAATGTGGCGGAACGTGTTTCGGCTATTTTTAGACCGGCTGAGTCGAAAATACACCCACCGCGGATTAAATATAGCTGGATGTGCGTGCGAGTACACGGAATGCAGTATACGGCGGCGACGCGGCACGCTAACGTCGACCGACGTCGCAACGAAGAGCGACGTACGAATCGCGTGtcgcgctcgttcgctcgcaaTGTTCAGATTGAGATATAAATATCCTAAGTCGaacaaaaaatgtataattttttggGTCAGCCAAAAGGTTCGGTCCGatttttgcgtcaaattttactttattgcactcacgaattattcatcaattatTGCTGGTGATTACTtggttgatgaataatttgtttctattgaatgcaataaaataaaatttgatacgaATGTGTGAAGGAAAGACCGGTAGCTCTTCTTCTTGCATTCCGCGGCTGCATTTTTGCAGTCCAGTGGCGCCAAGTTCGTCATCGCTGGCGCTGTTACTGTTAATCCGTTGCCCCTGTAAATTTTCACCGTGGTGCCTCTCGCCGAGTGCATGAAAACAAGTTGCCAGATATCTCGATCGCATTCCCTTGAAAAGCGACTTCGCCAGCCGAAGCGAGCGTTTTTTCCTATTTGCATCGTTGCGAGAGGAAGGTATCCAAGAATGACAAGAAGGCAGCACAACAATATCGTGATCCCTTGAAAAATGTGCTGTTTGACATACTTCTTCTTTTAGAAGCCCTTTTTACACGTTCTTGTATGCTGCGCGAGGGATTTCGACAGGATTTTGCCAGTGATTCAAATTAcaactatttaaattattatttaaatatcatttattcctTCTTTTCTAGTTTTACTTATAGAGTGGCTATAAATAAATCCGGCGGAACGCTTCGCctcgttatatatatatacagttggAAGTTTATGCGTCCAACCGCGGgattatatatcaataatttaacaacCTAACAGAGAGTACCAAGTAgtagtatataaatatgcacgtattttgttaatatacgTGATGTTACGCGCACTTGGGAATGTTCTTATGTACAAAGTAGCTGCAGCATATCATCGATCAGAATTGTTGGATGAGTTTCGAGGGAGCGAGTTGACGGTGCCGAGAGAATCTTCTGTTAATTTGCTAAGAACTTTACGCTTCTGGCAAGTGAAGTATTTTCATTTGTGGATTCGCAAGTGAGTCACTGTATTCTTGCATGATTGAACTACGAGGCAATCGAAAAAAAGTACAGTCAGTCAACGAGATGACTGTTTACAATAAAAACAAGTTATTCGCTTAACTCTTCAGTTGCAAACATCTGTGTGCATTCGAGATGcaataaaagttaataataattaagatctctcgcttaatattgttattttatagggattgataaaaaaatagtagTTTCTCTTGTACAAGGTGTCCGGTAATGATCTAGCCAATGCTTGTATGGAGGTATTGTTGCaatcttaaaataataaaagagttattaattgattaagatTTGCAAGTCTAAGCGCGGATCGCAAAACAGTACTTTTTGGTTCAACTCAACCCACTCTACCTTTATACAAGTGTTGGTTAGATCACTACTCGGACATCCCGTGGTAtgtaaaaggaaaaatattctattagaattaataattagaataGAATATCGTTCTTTCTAGATATCACATTAAAAGAGTTAATGATCGGGACTTGGGTTTGCAGagactcttctttttacttcgaacgtatttttaatacatactCCTCTTGCAGCAGGTTCCTTTTGTTCGGAATTGTGCGTCGCAATCAGGTTCAGGATTTTTCAGCTTGAAACGCGTCCGAGACGCTCGTTTTAACGGCACCCGCAACTATCCGCGATCATGTCCTCGTACATCTTGAGCACGACGTTCTCATTGTCGTCGTAAAAGAGGATGCTGGTACTCAGCAGTTTGGTTGGCACGCAGCAAGGTCTTTCAACTCCTCTGACTAGCCCCATCTTGTGCACGATCGCTTGTATCGTCGCGTGATTCGTTGGCTGTTGATCTTGACTGAGGGGTGACTCGCACACTCCCTTGCACTGGTAGGCGGAGTAACCGGGTGGCGCGATTATCGAAGACGACAGCCCAATGTCGCGAAAATCCACGTAGAGCTCGTGCCTCGTGCATTCCGTGGTGTTTTGTTGGGCCACTGGAGTGCTCGGACTGCTCGTCGAGCGCGTTAGTCGACGCTGCTGCGCGATCGATCGTCTTGCCAACCGATCTCGCACTGCCTGCCCTGGTCTCTCTCGATGCGTCGCCCTTCCGTAAACGTCCATCGACGTTAATACCTTCGTGATTCTTCTGCGATTGTTCGAAATAACCTTGGCAGCGCGTTTCCTGGACGACGTCGCGGTgttgcgacgacgacgcctcGTTGTTGCTTCGAGAGCCAAGGTTTCGGACCGAGAGACATCGTAGTGGGAAGCTACATCTTCTTCGCGTCCCTTCTTCTGCCGCTGAAAAAATTCCGGTCCATGTCTGTCAACCAGTAGGACCTCTTCCGGTTGACCGCCGTCACCGTCTTCTTCCTGCCTCTTATGCCTCTTGTAACGCTCCTCGCCGTTGTAGCCGTTCTCCAAATTAATCTTCTCGCTCTTTGCATTCTTCCCGTAGATGAACCCATTCTCCTGGTCCTCCTCGTCATCGTCCTGGTTCCCGTAAGCGTAGTATCGCGGCGGCGCAGCGTTGCCCGGCGTCCCGTCGCTAGAGAATCGGTTACACTCACCGCTGTCATCGTCGAAGAGCACCAATATCGGCTGCCTGCTGTGATGGTAGTCGTTCCGACGAGAGAACTCTACCGACACCCCGTCTTCGAACAGATTCGACGCTGTCACTAGAAGACCTAGATTCGGCTCGCCGCTCATCCATCCAAGAACAGCTTCCTTCACATTGAACACCTGCACAAATTTAAGAGCGTTGAAACGttcaaaaaatgataaaattaatattgataaaattagtgatctaattttataaaaaaattatacaactCTATAATTCAAGATGGCATTATttcaatgtaattataatacaagaaAGAAGCagaagtttaaaataattttgggAAAACTTAATGAATTGAGTAAGGGAAGAATTTTTAAGGAAGAAGAAATCATTAAGGAGAGAGAATTGTCATCTTAATGATATATTACGCGCGTTTACCTGCCAGCCGGAAGCGTGCGCACCGACGTAACGGACGTTCAGCAATCTATGAAGTTCTGGCACGCCGAGGCTGCGATCGTTCAGGACTTGATACACTCTTATCTACGCACAAATGAACGACGAATCAATGATACGTTTCATTTCATACGTAAAACAGACGCGGCACTGATCACGTCACTGGATACTCACCAAATAATAAGGCGACGTGAGCGTCGATGAACGCCCGTTCTTCGTGGACATTTTCTTTCTGTACAGATGCAATTCAGCCTCCAGCACCGATTCGTTTATTTCGAGGCCCGAGATGTTGAAGAAGTAGAAACGCGACAGGGTAGCGTCTATCCACGGAAACAGGAAGAAATGTCGTTGGGTGTGCCTTTTCGCGATTCCAAGTGCTAACCGGAAGTACTAACCGAAATCATTACCCTTTTCGACGAAGCTGCGCACCACCTTGGCGTCGTAGGGATTCCGACCTCGCGTGATTCCGCTAGGATCGGCGATGGTGTTGTACAGTTCCATCATAAATTGCGGCGGCACTTTGCGGTGCGTCAGGTTCTCGCTTTGGCTCCGAATACCAAGAATCTGTAATGTCACCGTTGGCTCCATTAATGCGAGATTTTTCTTGTTCCCGCGAGAGATAAAAGAGATCATTAGGCGGACTTAGTCGCGAATCATCGACTCGGGTGATAATTAAAGAATTCCTCGGGAACTCGAAGCTATTGGCGACTCTTCCCGAAGCGTGGAATGTGATATTTCAGGCATGACAAGTGCTAAAATTACACTCGGCAAATTATTGCGGTATCTTTCGCTTTAAACTCTGATTATCGCGCGTTCACTGCGTTCCACGCTGCGACGTTCATCGTAGTCGCACTGCGCGAATGCTGGAAGAGCCTGTAATTCGGAATCTTCGGATTGCTGTCGCACAGACCTCTTGTATCTTCTGCAGAGCCTCGTCTTGCCGGGGTGCAAGGTCGTTTTTCTCCGCTAGCTGGCCAAGAGACCACGATGAGACCTCGAGTTCTCGCTCGGGACCGTCTCCGTCCTCGACAAAGTCCGATTTCGGATGCGCGTCGACATCGTTCAGAGACGTCAGCGAGAGCAACACCACCAGCAAAAAGGACGGGACACTTCTCGTCATCACCGTCGAAGCGAGGATCCACGTGTCGCGAGAAGGCGAGGATTTACTCGCGCCCCGATTTCGCCGAGACCAAACTGCCTTTTATTTGTTCGATCGCGCGTCGATCTTCAATCCCAGGAAATCGCACGCAAGAAGATCAGTCGCAGTCGCGTATCGACTATGTCTTCATCGCAACCAGAAAGGACAACGTGCTTCTTCCTGATCAATCGTCTTTATTATCGCCCTTATCAGCGCAAAGGGAGAAagacagggagagagagagagagagagagaaagagaaagagagaagtgaATCGCGCACGGAGGAGACTGCCGAACCGAACGGGATGCTAAGTGGTATATGGGAGGTCTTGGCCGCGAGGAGTCACCTTTATGCTACGCCGGGAGTTGCCTCCCCCGCAACCGTTCGCTCCCCGCGACATACATCGGCCCTCTTCTCGCACTTCTCTCTCGCCGTTGAACCTCGAGAACCCGATCCGCAGATCCCCGTGCTTCAGCGATATCTCGTCACCTCCGTCAACATTCCTTGGCCCTTTAACCCACTAGCAGACCACTCGTAAAGCGCGCGTTCAATTTGTTTATTCGCACACAGAGTTGCACGGGACGTTCGTAAAAACCCACGCGCCGAATTTTCACGGTACGCAGAAAACGAGTGTCGAGTGGGCGAAGCAGCACTCTTACAAACGCATGCCCTCGCTGAAAAGCCACGAGACactttgtaatttaatagTGAGAGATGTTCTCTCATCTGAGAAGAGAAGATCCGCAGTTTCTGTAATTGTAATCTAATTTATTGTCTGATCGCCGCAGAAatcctttatatattttttattgtcagAACCCCGcagaaattctttatatatatttttatattttttattttttataattttgtctttAATAGTTTgtgttatgtatttttttgtaGAAAGTGACTATTtcgcacttgataaggaccctAATTTGAGGTCGAAACGTAGTGCTACCAATATTTGGTTTCACCGGTTCTTGGtcgtaaataaagaattatcgtAATCTAATTTCTTGtgtattttcaaatttatataatgttttcttagagaaaaaaaaagatacttcCTTTGGCTCataaaagagataatttaCGATAATTGTATCTCGCCCCGTGATAATCGATTCAATGATATTCGAGATCAACGAAACAAGAGCAAAATCCCGAAAAACGACCGAAAAAAGATCGAGATACGAGGTCGGGCGCGCTCGATGACGGCGACAGTGCGTGGCTATTAAAAACAGCGGGCCGTTTCCTAAATTCCGCAGATTCGTAAGTGCTGAGTTATGTGATTTGTCACGCCGCGACATTTAGGTAGTACTTGACATCCGACGTCGACGGGATTTATCATGTATCTCTGACCAGAACCCGCAAAGgctattatttattctgcTAAAATCTTGTCGGCGATTTATTTTAGTACAATTTCGTTTCGATTCTGACTGTGTTCTGTAATTGCTTGCTGTTAGTTGACAAATTACACAGATATTTCGCTTGTAGATAAACAACTAtctacccagtaagcaaaatgtgtgcaatctgccagcagattggcaacagattactgcagaagttgatagcaaattggcatccgttacgtccgcgttaggatagtgatccgccagcagagcctgctaacagactctgacggcagattggcggcggaaaccgagcaggatctgttaacatttgacggcagattgacggcagaaaccgaacagaatctgcagcttttggccattcatattcacgatatattaaagcatgtgtttacttttaacacactataaattgttaaaagaacgcatttgtttgtttgttaaattaaagtacatttggctcgatgtgtctttctgacagttcgttgcataatctctcttattgttaatttattctaatccgaagtccgaattttgctttcgaacttcagattgctcgtggcgtgcgcgaactacatggacgttgtccatgggagcctccgtgccgcaagtgcaaaaattttcagaaaaattaatattatcgtgccaaagcgcgtatattaacttatataactgttaggctaaatcttaacatcgagtaagaactcgacgcgtgcaccgcatagcggtgcgcagcgaaacacatattcatagccgtgtaaatttgaatactgtcaaaagctgcggatcctgttcggtttctgctgccaatctgccgttagattccgcgcgcgcagatcttgctcggtttctgctgccaatctgccgttagattccgcgcgcgcagatcttgctcggtttctgtcgacaatccgacttcgagccatgtttgcagattctgctcggtttctgccgccaatccgtTCTTAGATCttgtgagcaagctccgttacatttctcgcaccaatttgtcgaattaatcgttaacaacaacttctgtatcaaatttgttgtctttcggctggcaatagttgatagcggatagttggcatcatctgctttcggcagacttggctatctgggtatatAGAGGACCGTTTCACCGCAAATGTCAAAGTTGCAAGAGATGTAGCGAGAAATCCGTCGATTGTTAGATAGCACGCTTCCTCTACTCTAACGAAAATTTCTACTGATTGACGCTGAAATGAATGTATTCTTGCTGAAATTGGGGTAATCAGCCGTCAGCGGGAGGTCGATACGATAATACGGGTATAATGTAGGAAAGTGTACGACGAATCGCAAATTGCGACTCGTTACGGGCTTCTGTCTCCTTCAAAGTGGCTTGATTACCGCGGCAAATATGCATAAAGTAATAGGACGAAGGACAAGGAAGACTCCAGTCTCGTTCATTGAAGGAAAACGTTGTTGCTTTATTCAGTAATATGAATCAGTACATGACGTACCTAGGAACATGAGTTATGCGCACAAAACGTGTCTACTACACTGCCATATTACTCTATTATCGCCGATAATGACGACTGACGGGTGAGATAATCTCAATTCAGACGCAAGCGCACTGAGTGATCTGAATTATCTCTCGTCTCGCACCTCGTCGAGTTCTGCAAGTTCGGAACatgagatattaattttaaacgcGTAGTTTTCGCGgtcgaaaaatatatacgaaaattatttaatagagagatgattatttttctttaaaatatacGCAAAACGAGCAACATCGTTggctttttataattaaaataattataagaagaTTCTACCTGTACTCGTGCACCTTAAATCTGGCTGGTGTACAAGAATGCTGCTTCGAATAGAGACCAGCTAGGCATCTGGACGGCTCCTTCTTGTCGCGCAAAAGACATGTCTCCGTCTCGTTCCCCGGACATGTCCCGACACATTGTCCGACATTTATTTGCTGTTCGTTGAGAGCAACAGAAATCCCAAATTGAAATTAGCTCGTTGTTAGATTGTGCGAATCAGTTCTGTTTATTCGTTTGTGTTGGAAATAGTAATTCCGGCGCCCTCCTACGGTCTTGTCTTCTCTGATTGTGTGGAAACATGCCTTAATTAAATCGGTATATATGCTTGCGTAGCGCGGCGAaggctctctctccctttagGTAGGCCGGTCGCGGGTGAGCTCACCGATACAGAAAGCGTGTAAAAGATAAGTAAACCTTTTTGTTAGATATTATAAGTTCGTGTATGCGTAACAAGGAGAGAGCATATTAGTTTGTATTCGGTATTAGATTTGTTTATTTAGAATTGTTTATTTGAAAAAGCGAGAACATTTGATTTGTCAGGAGCGCGTGGCACACAGAGCGTATTGTgctattttctatatttgcgtttcaatatatttcttttttgttgcTATTGCGTGTAATCTttgcgtaaaattatattgaatttcaACAGTTTGCATCTCGCGAGcgcaaaatatttgtaatattttatatagatgtGCAGATGCGATTAAAGAAACTACGAAAAGCTAGTGAAAAacgataaatttatgtattccgcgtattatgaatttatttttccgcttccttcttgaatttttaatgattgattttttataaatgtcgTCTTACTCGAATCACAGGCCTCACGTCGGTCGTGTTTGTGCCTTCCTTGATCGTTACTTCGCTGTAATCTAATACGGTTTCCATGTGATCCATCCGGTGACAATTACCGGCACAACCGCAGTTCTCTACCACTTGATAAACTTCGTCACCTTGAAAAACAATATGTGTTTCAATTCTTATATGATTCGCAAGTAAAACGACTACAACTTTGTTTCGTGATGTGAGtgtttgagagagagagagagagagcgaaagaatatctcatatatattataatatttgcacaatatttACGTACCATTCGGTCCTTTGATGCTAATCGTGCTATTCCGCACTGGCTTGCAACCCAAATCTTAAAAGATATCAATGCTGCGTGAATTTTCCGACTTTAAAAGAACGTTAAAACCAAACTAAAATGTCAAAGCTCaagataaaaacaatttttacagaaaactTTGATCATAAGCAAGGATTGCcttgaattattttcaatgcCTCTTgttttattaggagtgtgatttagttttgagggttttgcaacagatggctgtagtgtcagtttgttccaacagctgtttccgataactgttgtttcttacagtcttgacattatccatgacatttagtagcattatagcaatagatgcaataacagtcgtgtttatatcatcgtaaaaatccgaaagagcattttcgacatgcgttgcttttgttttttaatcaaaagaaaactgcggctgacggttatagaattcttgtggaaacttatggtgattctgccccatcaattaagacgtgtgaatactggtttagacgctttaaaagtgctgatactgatgtgaa encodes the following:
- the LOC105282843 gene encoding bone morphogenetic protein 4, with the protein product MTRSVPSFLLVVLLSLTSLNDVDAHPKSDFVEDGDGPERELEVSSWSLGQLAEKNDLAPRQDEALQKIQEILGIRSQSENLTHRKVPPQFMMELYNTIADPSGITRGRNPYDAKVVRSFVEKGNDFDATLSRFYFFNISGLEINESVLEAELHLYRKKMSTKNGRSSTLTSPYYLIRVYQVLNDRSLGVPELHRLLNVRYVGAHASGWQVFNVKEAVLGWMSGEPNLGLLVTASNLFEDGVSVEFSRRNDYHHSRQPILVLFDDDSGECNRFSSDGTPGNAAPPRYYAYGNQDDDEEDQENGFIYGKNAKSEKINLENGYNGEERYKRHKRQEEDGDGGQPEEVLLVDRHGPEFFQRQKKGREEDVASHYDVSRSETLALEATTRRRRRNTATSSRKRAAKVISNNRRRITKVLTSMDVYGRATHRERPGQAVRDRLARRSIAQQRRLTRSTSSPSTPVAQQNTTECTRHELYVDFRDIGLSSSIIAPPGYSAYQCKGVCESPLSQDQQPTNHATIQAIVHKMGLVRGVERPCCVPTKLLSTSILFYDDNENVVLKMYEDMIADSCGCR
- the LOC105282844 gene encoding uncharacterized protein LOC105282844 isoform X2, whose translation is MYSEEPRQHSCCARHEKMIDVGYGISGEVIQIDVGHCRKLCPRHVSDDPGDASRPAVQCSPDARCRARAVKLERVSTLQGVRVIEVLDTCECAPEASCKREPYIHLVHSGTPHQAVVDVGVCIGHCGKDLGCKPVRNSTISIKGPNGDEVYQVVENCGCAGNCHRMDHMETVLDYSEVTIKEGTNTTDVRPVIRQINVGQCVGTCPGNETETCLLRDKKEPSRCLAGLYSKQHSCTPARFKVHEYRTRRGARREIIQITQCACV
- the LOC105282844 gene encoding uncharacterized protein LOC105282844 isoform X1, which gives rise to MYSEEPRQHSCCARHEKMIDVGYGISGEVIQIDVGHCRKLCPRHVSDDPGDASRPAVQKCSPDARCRARAVKLERVSTLQGVRVIEVLDTCECAPEASCKREPYIHLVHSGTPHQAVVDVGVCIGHCGKDLGCKPVRNSTISIKGPNGDEVYQVVENCGCAGNCHRMDHMETVLDYSEVTIKEGTNTTDVRPVIRQINVGQCVGTCPGNETETCLLRDKKEPSRCLAGLYSKQHSCTPARFKVHEYRTRRGARREIIQITQCACV